A single region of the Gracilibacillus caseinilyticus genome encodes:
- a CDS encoding MIP/aquaporin family protein — MSEFLAELIGTMILVILGCGVVGGVTLKKSKSEGGGWIVVTLGWGLGVAMGVYAVGSVSGAHINPAVTLGFASIGEFPWEKVPMYILAQMLGAIIGGAIVFFQYLPHWKATDDPAGKLAVFATDPAIKSGPANLVSEVIGTFVLVMGLLFIGANDFTEGLNPAIVGLLIVAIGLSLGGPTGYAINPARDLGPRIAHALLPIIGKGDSNWKYASIPVVGPIIGGVYGAVFYKAFFEGDFTLLFWIMSLVVLILLGVALADEQKKHHAHVASTKKSSQEASYINH; from the coding sequence ATGTCTGAATTTCTTGCAGAATTAATTGGAACCATGATCTTAGTTATTCTAGGCTGTGGTGTTGTCGGCGGGGTAACATTGAAGAAATCGAAATCTGAAGGAGGAGGATGGATCGTTGTTACACTGGGATGGGGACTTGGTGTAGCGATGGGTGTCTATGCAGTTGGAAGCGTATCCGGTGCCCATATCAATCCAGCAGTTACATTAGGTTTTGCCAGTATCGGCGAATTTCCTTGGGAGAAAGTGCCGATGTATATTTTAGCCCAAATGCTCGGTGCGATTATTGGTGGGGCTATTGTCTTCTTTCAATACTTGCCACATTGGAAAGCAACGGATGATCCAGCAGGAAAATTAGCTGTTTTTGCAACGGATCCTGCGATAAAAAGTGGTCCGGCTAACCTGGTAAGTGAAGTGATCGGGACATTTGTCCTAGTTATGGGCTTGCTGTTCATTGGTGCAAACGATTTTACGGAAGGATTAAATCCAGCAATCGTCGGGTTGCTTATTGTTGCAATCGGTTTATCGTTAGGTGGACCGACTGGCTATGCTATTAATCCGGCTCGTGATTTGGGGCCAAGAATTGCCCACGCTTTATTACCGATTATCGGAAAAGGTGATTCCAATTGGAAATATGCTTCGATTCCAGTAGTAGGACCGATTATTGGTGGTGTGTATGGAGCAGTTTTTTATAAAGCTTTTTTTGAAGGTGACTTTACACTGTTGTTTTGGATAATGTCATTAGTGGTACTAATACTATTAGGAGTAGCATTAGCCGATGAACAAAAAAAACACCATGCACATGTTGCATCAACTAAGAAATCATCTCAAGAAGCAAGTTATATAAATCATTAG
- a CDS encoding glycerol-3-phosphate responsive antiterminator — protein MDLQGVLPAVRKMKDFEVLLKNDGHSLIILLETRIAQLPQVVQYAKKSGKRVLVHADLINGLKVDQYGMEFLVRQIKVDGIVSTRASVITLAKKSGIVAIQRLFAIDSSAITKNIALIQKSNPDYIEVLPGIIPSVIKEIAEETRIPVIAGGLIKTEDEIESALASGAIAVTTSRRSLW, from the coding sequence ATGGATTTACAAGGTGTTCTGCCAGCTGTACGAAAAATGAAAGATTTTGAAGTATTATTAAAAAATGATGGGCATTCTTTAATTATCTTATTGGAAACAAGAATTGCACAATTACCACAAGTGGTTCAATATGCGAAAAAAAGTGGAAAAAGGGTTTTGGTTCACGCGGATTTGATCAACGGATTAAAGGTTGATCAATATGGTATGGAATTTCTTGTGCGCCAGATCAAAGTGGATGGAATTGTTTCTACCAGGGCGAGTGTGATCACATTGGCTAAGAAAAGCGGGATTGTTGCTATTCAGCGTTTGTTTGCTATAGATAGCTCTGCTATCACTAAAAATATTGCATTAATCCAAAAATCCAACCCTGATTATATTGAAGTTTTACCAGGAATTATACCATCAGTAATCAAAGAAATTGCAGAGGAAACAAGAATTCCGGTTATAGCGGGAGGTTTAATTAAAACCGAAGATGAAATCGAAAGCGCCTTAGCTAGCGGAGCGATAGCTGTCACGACATCTCGTCGGTCTTTATGGTGA
- the ppc gene encoding phosphoenolpyruvate carboxylase — protein sequence MATSFEEKSNISLMKDADYLSKILDDVLLHEGGENLLNTVKEIRVLSTESRDKQDTTIQNKIKEKISNLEPELRKMVIRAFSIHLHLLNIAEQNYRSRRRREYQAQDTNIIQPGSLEAGVKTLIDNNVTPEQITELLEKLSLELIMTAHPTEATRRTILQIHKRIARLLTQWDYSYTRYEKKMLQERIANEITFLWQTQEIRQKKPSVMKEVSNGLYYFDRVLFDVLPKIHDDLEDLLFERYNLRWKIPSFLRFGSWIGGDRDGNPNVKATTTYETLKKHRELVLKKYKEALATLKDRLSHSDSKIEVSNDLRESILNDQQALQFNGWHKEDEVYRVKLSLMLRKLEYTEQDHELGYAKSEDLLADLYLIRESMKVHHPSHNPVKLLRKVIRQVDLFGFHLASLDIRNHSGEHESALTEIYEKVDIIKDYKSLNEDEKVKILTSTLENPRPMISIYDEFSPETLEVIDTFRMIKRAQDTFGLRAIEVYLISMTDNVSDLLEVLVLAKEAGLYRVHPDGKVVSRIHVAPLLETIDDLKNGPDMIKKLFNIPLYRKHLEARGDLQEVMLGYSDSSKDGGNITANWELFQAQQEIHDIASSYGVKLKYFHGRGGSLGRGGGPLYSSLLSQPAVTLGDGVKITEQGEVLSSRYLLEDIAYRSLEQATSTLLTGIMGLNDDHENMVPIQEEVEAMSTISEYALKKYQSLVFEDPGFIQYFNEATPLHELGDLNIGSRPMKRKGSNRFEDLRAIPWVFAWTQSRQLLPAWYAAGTGFKQYLDQTGNLELLQKMYQQWPFFHATINNLQMALTKADINTAQGYADMMEDKEISSRIFGAIKEEYQVTKDIVLKITGQEELLDNRTNIKDSVRLRNPLVDPLNLLQVQLVSQLRAKGEDGEHYDELLMEALLTINGVAAGLRNTG from the coding sequence ATGGCAACAAGCTTTGAGGAGAAATCTAATATTTCATTAATGAAAGACGCCGACTACTTATCGAAAATTTTGGACGATGTATTATTACACGAAGGTGGAGAAAACCTGCTAAACACAGTAAAAGAAATTCGCGTACTCTCTACCGAATCAAGAGACAAGCAAGATACGACAATTCAAAACAAAATCAAAGAAAAAATCAGTAATTTAGAGCCAGAATTAAGAAAAATGGTTATTCGCGCATTTTCCATTCACCTACACTTGCTCAATATTGCTGAACAAAACTACAGATCAAGAAGAAGACGTGAATACCAGGCTCAAGATACCAATATCATTCAACCTGGTTCACTTGAAGCTGGAGTTAAAACATTAATCGATAACAACGTAACTCCTGAACAAATCACAGAACTATTAGAGAAATTATCTTTAGAACTTATTATGACTGCTCACCCGACAGAGGCTACCAGACGTACGATCCTTCAAATTCATAAACGAATTGCACGCCTCTTAACGCAGTGGGACTATTCTTATACACGATACGAAAAGAAAATGCTCCAGGAACGAATTGCGAATGAAATCACGTTCTTATGGCAAACACAAGAAATCCGACAAAAGAAACCATCTGTTATGAAAGAAGTTTCGAATGGTCTCTACTATTTTGACAGGGTTCTATTTGATGTTTTACCAAAAATTCATGATGACCTGGAGGACTTATTGTTTGAAAGATACAATCTTCGCTGGAAGATTCCTTCATTCCTTCGGTTCGGTTCATGGATTGGTGGAGACCGTGATGGTAACCCGAATGTAAAAGCAACTACTACCTATGAAACATTAAAAAAACATAGAGAATTGGTACTTAAGAAATATAAAGAAGCATTAGCGACATTAAAAGACCGACTCAGTCATTCTGATTCTAAAATTGAAGTCAGCAATGATCTTAGGGAATCCATCCTAAACGATCAACAAGCTTTACAGTTTAATGGCTGGCACAAAGAAGATGAAGTATACCGAGTAAAATTATCATTGATGCTGAGGAAATTGGAATATACGGAACAGGATCATGAACTAGGGTATGCAAAATCAGAAGATTTACTAGCAGATTTATATTTAATTCGTGAAAGCATGAAAGTTCACCACCCATCACATAACCCTGTAAAATTACTGCGCAAAGTGATTCGTCAAGTTGATTTATTTGGTTTCCACCTTGCTTCACTTGATATACGTAATCACAGTGGTGAGCATGAATCTGCGTTGACAGAAATTTATGAAAAAGTGGACATCATCAAGGATTATAAATCACTAAATGAAGACGAGAAAGTGAAAATTCTAACATCCACTTTAGAGAATCCTCGTCCGATGATCTCTATTTATGATGAATTTTCACCTGAAACCCTAGAAGTCATTGATACATTCCGTATGATTAAAAGAGCGCAGGATACATTCGGTCTTCGTGCCATTGAAGTGTATTTAATTAGTATGACAGACAACGTGAGTGATTTGTTAGAAGTATTAGTTCTTGCTAAAGAAGCAGGACTATACCGTGTTCATCCTGATGGAAAAGTTGTCAGCAGAATTCATGTTGCTCCACTTCTTGAAACAATTGATGATTTAAAAAACGGTCCAGACATGATAAAAAAATTATTTAACATTCCGCTTTACCGCAAGCATTTAGAAGCACGCGGTGATTTGCAGGAAGTAATGCTTGGTTATTCCGACAGTAGTAAAGACGGTGGAAACATTACTGCAAATTGGGAATTATTTCAGGCACAACAGGAAATACATGATATTGCTTCAAGCTATGGCGTGAAGCTGAAATACTTCCATGGACGTGGTGGATCACTTGGACGTGGTGGTGGACCACTTTACTCCAGCTTATTATCACAACCAGCCGTTACACTAGGTGATGGTGTAAAAATCACAGAACAAGGTGAAGTATTGTCTTCCCGCTATTTATTGGAGGATATCGCGTACCGTAGTCTTGAGCAGGCAACATCTACGTTGCTAACAGGTATTATGGGGCTTAACGATGACCATGAAAATATGGTACCGATCCAGGAAGAAGTGGAAGCAATGAGTACAATCTCTGAATACGCACTGAAAAAATATCAGTCCCTTGTATTCGAAGATCCAGGCTTTATTCAATACTTCAACGAGGCGACTCCTTTACACGAACTTGGTGATTTAAATATTGGTTCTCGTCCAATGAAACGTAAAGGTAGCAATCGTTTTGAAGACTTACGTGCAATCCCCTGGGTATTTGCTTGGACACAAAGCCGTCAGTTGCTACCAGCCTGGTATGCTGCGGGTACTGGCTTCAAGCAATATCTTGACCAGACTGGAAACTTAGAGTTACTGCAAAAAATGTACCAACAGTGGCCATTCTTCCATGCAACAATTAATAATCTGCAAATGGCCCTAACAAAAGCAGACATCAATACGGCTCAAGGCTACGCTGATATGATGGAAGATAAAGAAATCAGCTCCCGTATTTTTGGTGCAATCAAAGAAGAATACCAAGTCACAAAAGACATTGTCCTTAAAATTACCGGACAAGAAGAATTGTTGGATAATCGCACCAACATTAAGGACTCGGTGAGATTACGTAATCCACTAGTAGACCCGTTAAACTTATTACAAGTACAACTAGTTTCACAATTACGAGCTAAAGGCGAAGACGGCGAACATTATGATGAATTATTAATGGAAGCTCTACTCACCATTAACGGTGTAGCAGCAGGTCTTCGCAATACAGGCTGA
- a CDS encoding spore morphogenesis/germination protein YwcE, whose amino-acid sequence MDILLIFLLVFSCTPFILWGDNWKKTAIGQIPLVVGAWFTFYQHMTAGIGTGEMLLWGIFFANIVYGHIAFTIVLLEMRKTVKQKQLLKKSIELSK is encoded by the coding sequence ATGGATATATTGTTAATATTTTTATTAGTATTTAGTTGTACACCGTTCATTTTGTGGGGAGATAATTGGAAAAAAACAGCCATCGGACAAATTCCATTGGTGGTTGGCGCATGGTTCACCTTCTATCAGCATATGACTGCAGGAATTGGAACTGGCGAAATGCTGCTGTGGGGTATATTCTTTGCTAATATCGTGTATGGCCATATTGCATTCACCATCGTATTGCTTGAAATGCGCAAAACTGTTAAACAAAAACAACTATTAAAAAAATCAATTGAGCTCTCCAAGTGA